Part of the Coleofasciculus sp. FACHB-1120 genome is shown below.
ATTCCAGAGTGGTACTCATCGCCGGGAGTCAGTCTGACTTTACTTCCAGCGAGCTGTGCCCGGAGCGACAATCAAAGGGAGCGCGGTGCGGGTATGCATCCCCAGAAGCAGGTGCTTTGGGTTTGCCGAAGCTGCTGACCCCGCCCAACTGTTTTTTGAATCTGGCAACGGGGGAGCCATCAGCAATCCATTGCGAGAATAAATGTGAGAATCAACACAGATGGTTGCCTTGTTCGTTGAAGCTGCGAAAGTTTACTCGAATCCTTGGGTCAACTCCAGAGGCTAAAAGCAAGGTGCCCTCGTTGGTGATTTTGGGACTGGGCGATCGCTTTAATGCGATCTTGCACAGCTACAAAACCACTGAGAATTCTGAAGCCAATGCCAATCTTTACGAGCTGTATTTTGGATTTGATCCGGCGATTTTGGGCAGCATTTGCACCGAAATGACTCGCGCGTTGCACTTAACCCCAGAGATATCCCCTGCTTTTGAGCGAGCCATTGCCGATTGGTGCCCTCAACCCAACCTCCCAGCCTTGCAGAGCGAATTCACCTCAACGCTGGTGGGGGCTATCTTAACCAGTCAAATTAGCACTCAGACGCCAGAGAAAGCAGCAGCAGATGCTTGTAGCAGTGCTGGGGCAAGTTTGACCGACAACCCTAAAGACGCCATAATTCTTGCCTCTCCAACCGACCGAACTAAACTCACCTTGTTTCGAGAGCCGGGAATCCAGGCGCACCTTGTCCAACCCCCCTTTCCCAAGGCTGGATTGCCGAGTTGGCAACAACCAGAAAAGTTACTGCAAGAACTGCTACGCATTAGCTCGTCAAGCCAGGGAGCGCAGGTAATTTTGCAGCGTTCGGCGGTGTTGATTCAAGAGGCTTTTGGGGCGAGTCGGTGTTTAATTGCGTTCTATAGCCCCAAAGATGAGCGTACCTTGTGGAGTGCGATCGCCCACGATTCATCTATCCCCGTTTCGGCTCGGCAAACTCATTATCCTGAATGGGCAAGTGTCGAACAGTGCCTTCTCAAACACCATCAGGGCAATCCTTGGGCAACTGAGCGAAACGTTGGCTCGACGGCTGCTGAATCTGTCTTCTTGACCTGGTTGCATACACACCCGCAGGAAATCGAGTCGCGAGAGATGGCATCTCTACACGGCGCGTCTGGACTGGTTGGGTTGCTAGTGCTTGAGCAATGGGATGAGAAGCGGGAGTGGCAACCGGGAGAGCGGCAATTACTGCATCTGACGCTGCAATTGGTAGAGCGAGGACACAACCTGGCAACGCTTTACCAGCAAGCAGAGGAACGGATTACTCATACGGCGCTATTAAATCGGCTGGTTGCCCAAATCCGGGCTTCTTTAGAGCTGTCCCATATCTTTGAAACGGTGACGCTAGAACTGGGTCATCTTTTGGTGGCAGATCGATGTTTGATTTTTCAGTATTTAGAGGAACAGCAGTGTTGGAAGCCGCTGACTGAGTATCGCGCTCATGCTGATATCCTCACAGCCATGAACTTGATCGTTCCCGATCAAAAAAACTGTTGTGCCAGAACGCTGCGGAATTTACAAGTTGTCCAGGTGAGCGATACGCGCTTAGTGGATGACCCGATGAATCGCTCTTTGGCGGCAAAATATCCGGGCGCTTGGTTGATGGTGCCGATTCACCGGCAGCAAAAAATTTGGGGCTGCTTAACCTTCGCTCAGGATCAATTTCCCCGCTACTGGCACGAGTCGGAGTTAAAGTTTATTACGACCATTGCCGACCAACTAGCGATCGCTATCTACCAAGCCACCCTTTACCAACAAATTCAGGCGCAAAACCAAACCCTAGAAGCCTTGGTGCGAGAACGCACCGCTGAGCTAGAAAGTTTCTTTGATGCTCACCCAGACTACATTTTTGTGGTCGAACGTGAGAATCTGCGTCTGCGCTTTTGCAATCATGCTTTTGCTCAAAGGATGGGGTTTGACAACCGATATGCCGTTCAGGATCGGTCGATTCTAGAATGCTTCCCGCCTCTAATTGCCAAGTCTTTTGCCAAACAAAATTTGCGGGTTTTTGAATCGGGAGAAACGCTACACGAACAGGAAACCCTTGTTTTCCCAGATGGGATTCACCACTTCAACACTTCCAGAGTGCCGCTGAAGCACTCCAATGGCGAGGTTTATGCTTGTTTGGGGACTTTCCGTGAAATTACAGAGCTAGTAGAGACGAAGCAGGCTCTCTCTCTGAGAACCGAGCAGTTGCAAGATGCCTTAACTGCCGCGAATGCAGCTTCTCAGGCGAAAACTGAGTTTCTAGCAACCATGAGTCATGAATTGCGGACACCGCTCACGTCTGTGATTGGGATGTCCTCCGCTTTGATGCAACCGTATTTTGGCGAACTGAGCGGAAAACAAAAGGAATATCTCAAGATTATTCATAATAGCGGACAGCACCTGTTGCAGCTGATTAACGATATTCTCGATTTGTCTAAGATTGAATCCGGTAAAGCCTCCTTAACCCTCAGTCAGTTTTCTCTGCGTCAGGTAGGGATTGACAGTTTGGAATTGTTGCAAGAAAAGGCTCAAGTCCAACAGGTAAAGCTAACAGCGGATTTCACTGAGTTGCCTCCCGCCGATGATTTCTGGGGCGATGAACGGCGCGTGCGGCAAATCTTGCTGAATTTACTCTCGAATGCGGTCAAGTTCACACCGCCTGGGGGGGAGGTATGGCTGCGGATGCAGTATCAAGGCAACCAGGTGATGATTGAGGTAGCAGACACGGGAATTGGGATTCCGATGGAGAAACAGCATCTTTTGTTTGAGGCGTTTCAACAAATTGATAGCTCTCTGCATCGGCAGCATGAAGGGACTGGGTTGGGATTGGCTTTGACTCGCCAGTTGGTGGAGATGCATGGTGGCACGATTAGCTTCCATTCGGAGGTAGACGCGGGAACGGTATTCGTGGTTTATCTTCTAGCCCAAAATCCAAATTGAAGGGGTAAGGGATCATCCGTCGCGGAGAATGGATGAAATCTAGCCACATCTAGCGACTCCCGACTTTCTTTTCTGCAAACCTTCAAAACAATCGGTCGGGATATCCCCTGGGTTTTCTACAATGGAATGGGGTGTTCCATCCAATGTGTCCCGATTGGGTGGAGAAGCACAAATGGTGTTAAGGATGGTGTCAAGGACAGCGCGTTGAAGTTTTACGTGCTGGGTGCGGCTGTTCCTTCGAGGGGTTATAAGTCGGGATGGTGGCGCTGTATTCTGGAGAATCTGCTTGCACTTTGCTCATTTAAGCAATTGGCTGGCACGTTAATTGCCAATCTGGAATGGCCAATTGCTAGCCAGTTAATTCTCCTGTAGACCAATTCAGATTTAGATCATGGAACTCTGGTTGCTCCTACTGTTACTAGGATTGTTTACTTACTTCATCGTGAAGCGCAGTGTTGCTAGCATCACCCGAACCCCAGTCTGGCTTTTGTGGATAGTGATGATGACACCGGCATTCATTTGGAGTGCCTGGATTCTGGTCTACGGTGAAGATAAGCGAATGCCGCTAGCTTTGGAGATTGCCCCATTTATCATTTGCCCGTTATTGTACTGGCTGCTGATTCAGTGGGGTCGTCGAGATTTTACCCCGCCGCCAAAACCGCAAGAAATGGTGGCGGAACAAGCTCAAAATCTATCTGAGGTAAAGCCTGTCGCTGCTGGCGATGCAGGGAGTACTGTCCGTCCGATTGATAAAACAGAAGAAACAAATCTTCGCAATTGTTTTCCCTGGACTATCTATTACCTCCAGAACATCGATTACCGACCCCAAGCGGTGATTTGTCGCGGGAAGTTGCGAACGAATCCGGAGGTGGCGTACCAGACAATTCGGGAGAATATTGAGAAATTATTTGGCGATCGCTTCTTTGTGGTCTTTCAAGAAGGTTTGAATGGGAGTCCGTTCTTCGCACTGGTTCCTAATCCCCAAGCTCACCCACAGGCAAAGCAGCAAACGGAACCTTTAAAACGACCGGCTTTAGCCTTAGGGCTGCTGATCGCGACTTTATTTACCACTACTTTAGTCGGGGTAGAACTTTCTGAAGTTTCTAACGCCGCACTGCAATCTAACCCAGCTTTACTGTTAAAAGGACTGCCCTATGCTTTGGCATTGGTGGCTATCTTAGGCATCCACGAACTCGGTCATTACCTGAGTGCCCAATATCACAAAATTCGCACCACGCTGCCTTACTTTATCCCCGTTCCTTTTTTCCTGGGGACGTTTGGAGCATTTATTGGGCGGCGATCGCCCGTACCCAGCCGCAAAGCGTTATTCGATCTGGGCATTGCCAGTTCCGTCGCTGGTTTTTTGGTGACGTTACCGCTATTGTTTTGGGGATTGGCGCACTCGGATGTGGTTGCTGTGTCGGAGCAGTCGAGTATCTTAAACTTCACCTCTTTGAATCCCCGGTTTTCCCTGTTATTAACTTTGCTAAGTAAATGGGCACTAGGATCTGAACTGACAGCAAACATGGCAATCAAGCTTCACCCAGTAGGAGTGGCTGCGTATATCGGTTTTATCTGGACAGCGTTTAAATTGATGCCGGTAGGACATCTGGATGGCGGTCACATTGTCCACGCCATGTTTGGACAACGAAATGGGGCGATGATTGGTCAAATTAGCAGGCTGTTGATGCTGGGGTTGTCTCTGGTTCAGCCGGATTTGTTTATTTGGGCAATCTTCTTATTCTTGATGCCAGTTTCTGATGAACCGGCGCTGAATGATGTGAGCGAACTTGACAACAAGCGCGATTTCTGGGGATTGTTAGTTTTGGCGCTTTTAGTGAGCATTCTATTGCCAGTGCCAGGAAATCTCGCGCAGTTGTTGAAGATTTGATCCAGATAATTGAGTAAAAAGTAATTGGTAAAAAATTTTAAGGGGAGACACGATTACTCGTGTCTGATTTATGAGTTGTGAATTCAAAAATTTTCTTGGAACTCATCACTCTCATTAGCTATTAGCAAAGGAATAAGAACAATGGAAAAACAGCCGATTCATGTGATAGGTGGTGGTTTGGCGGGGACGGAAGCGGCGTGGCAAATCGCTAATGCGGGTGTGCCAGTGGTGCTGCACGAAATGCGACCGCTGCGGTTTAGCCCTGCCCACCACTCCGAACACTTGGCAGAATTGGTGTGCAGTAATTCCTTTGGGGCAATGTCGAGCGATCGCGCAGCCGGTCTTTTGCATGAAGAATTACGTCGTCTCGGCTCAATGATTATTAGTAAAGCCGACGAACACGCGGTTCCCGCTGGGGGTGCCTTGGCGGTGGATAGGGGCGTATTTAGCCGCGAATTGACAGAAATCCTCGCGAATCATCCCCTGATTGAGTTACGACGCGGTGAATTGCGCCAAATCCCCACAGAAGGCATTGTCGTCCTCACCAGTGGCCCGCTAACCAGTCCCGATTTGGCTGAAGATTTGCAGCAGTTCACGGGCATGGAATACATGAGCTTTTTCGATGCCGCCAGCCCGATTGTGGTGGGAGAATCGATTAACCGAGATGTGGCTTTCTTGGCTTCTCGTTACGACAAGGGAGACGCGGCTTATCTCAATTGCCCGATGAATCGGGAGCAATATCTCCACTTTAGGCAGGAACTCTGCAAAGCTGAACAAACGGAATTGAAGGACTTTGACCGGGAAACGGCTAAGTTTTTTGAAGCTTGTCTGCCGATTGAAGAACTAGCGCAGCGGGGGGAAGATACGATGCGTTATGGCCCGTTGAAGCCGGTGGGATTGTTTGATGCCCGTAAAGGCGATTTCCGCGCCCCAGAAAATCAGTCGCAACGTCCTTATGCGGTGGTGCAGTTGCGCCAAGAAGATAAGGCGGGGCAGTTGTGGAATCTAGTCGGATTTCAGACGAATTTGCGCTGGGGCGAACAAAAGAGAGTATTTCAGCTGATTCCAGGGTTGGAAAATGCTGAGTTTGTGCGGCTGGGCGTGATGCACCGCAACACATTTATTAATGCGCCCCAACTGTTAAAGCCTTCTTTGCAATTCCACAAACGCGCCACGTTGCTTGCGGCGGGGCAATTGGTGGGGACTGAGGGCTATACGGCAGCGGCGGCGGGTGGCTGGCTGGCAGGGACGAATGCGGCGCGGCTGGCTTTGGGCAAAGAGCCGCTAACGCTACCGGGAACGACGATGATGGGGGCGTTGTTTGAATTTATTAGTTCGGCGTCATCAAAGCATTTTCAACCAATGCCACCTAATTTCGGAATTTTGCCGGAACTGCCGACTCGGATTCGCAATAAGCAGGAGCGATATGGAGTTTATCGCGATCGCTCTTTTGCCGATTTAGCAAGTTGGAAAGCTGCGTCCAAACTTCTTGTTCCCAAGGTGAGTCTGGAACGAGAAGCGACAAGCGTTTCCATTGAATCAGGAACGGGGATTTAATTAACCTCCCATTCTGTAGGGGATGGCGCTGCCATCCCCTACAGAATGGGAATGAGTGTAAGTGATTGAATCCACCTTCCTCAGTAGCATTCAGTAGCATTAAGATCCCATAAGTCCGAAATAATAACTTGCAGCAACAACGATAATTGTTAATACTCCAATCGTCGTACTGATAACAAATTGCTTAGAGGTTTTTTGATTAAGCTCCTGTTTGCTTTCACTTTGCTCAGTGCTAGCCCCACGATTGGTTGCTTCGTTAGTTTTCATGGTTGTTAATGGTTTATGGTTATTTATTACCCAGTTTGCTACAACTGCCAGGAACTTCATCTAACTTAAGAATTATCAAGGGAATGTATACAGCGATACTTAATAGCTTTATACTCAATTGTCTGACAAACAGAACTGGTGGCTTAAAAATGGACTTTAATAATCCTTTGGTAAGGCTTTTTTAGGCTTTAAATTTCCTAAAAAAGCTTGTATAAATTATTTTTTAATGGTATATTTTTATAATGGGAATCTGTGCGTTCAGGTAAATTGTTTCTCGATTAGCCGCACTGCCTCTACAGCACCATTAGGATAATCCGCAGGGCGATTGGATACCTGATTTTGCAGCATTGCCACAGTCGCGATCGCGTCCTCAATCTCTTCAACACAGTAGGCGCATCGTAAAGCCCTAACCTTTTGACGGTCATATAGTCGCTTAAAAGCAAAAGCGACTAACGGAACGCCCACCGCAGCACATTCATGAACCGTGTTATAACCAGCGCCACCGACAACGACATCAGCCGCTGGGAGGCATTCAATTCCTGGTGAGTGAGACACCCAGAACTGCGGCGGACATCCCTCTGGACAGACGGGTGCTAAAACACGCAGCGCTGCGTCTGGAAACGCTGCCTCTAGGTGAGTTGATAACTTACCAAAGAAAGATAATTCGGAAGCTTGTCCGGCGGCACAGACAAGGATAATCTTTTCTCTAAGCCGCGCAGGCGGATTTTGTTTGTGTAGCCGCGAATTACCTTCGCATGGGTGAGCGCAATTCAGACCAAGTAGCGATCGCGCCTTCATTCTATCTGGCAGTTCCTCCGCATTGCGAATTAACCAGGGACTGGTGTAACGCACAATTGGTAAATCTGCTAGCGGTGAATCTTCTCCTTCTCCTGGCACAATAATCGCATCGAAATTTTCTGTAACAAAAGAGCGCAACGCGAAGCGGTGAATATAAACTGGGCTGATATCGCGGTGAATTAAAATTCGGGGGATGTGTTTTAACTGGGGCAAAATATCTGCCAATTCACCACCCAACCCGCGAGGAAAAGTATCGACAATTAAACAGTCGTAACGGGTGTTTAATAAAACATCCCGCACTTGTTCGCAAGTCGCTGCAAAACCAGCATCAGGTGCAATGATTTGCACATCGCAACTCTCATCGCGCAAGTAAGTTGCATAAGGGCTATTCGTAAGAATTTTGACGTGATGGTAACGGGAGGCAATTCGTCCGAGAGATAAGCTACGGGTAAAATGTCCCCAACCGCCTCCCAAAGCATAAATCAACCAAGTTGTCATTTTTGGAGTTTTCATCGCAAAGAACACAAAGGTAAACGCAAAGGTACGCTAAGAAATCATTTTTTCTTGACGTACCTCTGCGTTATCCTTAGCGTCCCTCTGCGTTGAAAATTTAACTCGCCCCCATATCCATCTCAAAATCGGCATCCATTTCCCCTTCTAGACTCATATTGTCTGCTTCGGTGAAATCGACATTGCCAGTTTCCGGGTCATAATAATAGCGATCGCGGTTGTCATAGTAGTTGCTGCCCCAATAACCGCGATTGTAGTTACCATATCCAGAGTAATAGGAATAATCGTAATAATAGGGGTTATTATCCGGGTAACTACAGTAAGGACAGCCGATGTTTGTAGTGCGTCCGCAGCGACGTTTGAAGAGAAATCCCACCATGCGATCGCATTCTCCACTTGCACCGATTTCCGATGAACTGGTAGTCTGACTGCTGCTGGGATTGAGTTGAATTTCGTAGGGGCCAATTTGCAAGCGATCGCCATCTATTAGCGTACTACTGGGCAACCGGACGCTGTTGATTAAGGTGCCGGTACTGCTATTTTGATCGACTACGATTAACTCTCCATTCGCTACATCAATTAGAGCATGATATTCAGCCACTCGTTCGCTGGCTAACACAATCCTAGCAACCCGATTGCCATCAATTTCTTGGGGCATTGAGGCAAATTCCCGACCCAAGGCGACAGGCGTCTCTAACAGGGGTTCTCGTCGTTCGCTGGTGACTGGATCTATCCAACTCAGTTGAATTTGCAAGGATTATTTCCCTCCCGAACGATTAACTGCATAAGCTAAAGCAGCTTTTTGTTCTTTGCTTAAAACGTCGAATCCGAAACTAGCGATCGCAGCTGGGTTTACCTGCGATTTTGTAGAAAAAACTGGTTTGTCGGCTGCATTTATCAAAGAAGTTTTGCCATTTTTTACTTTCACTTTATAAAGCGACTGTTTATCAGGTGACTCAACCTCAAAACCGTAATCTCGCGCTTTAATTCTGTAAATCTCTTTATCTGCCCCATCTTCTAGCTTGTAATCCCCATCGTTTTGTCTTCGTAAAACATACAATTCTTTCGTTTGATCTGCGTTTTCAATTTTCCAGTAACCGTCTTTTACTACAACGTAGCCTAAAACTTTATCAGCAGCACTCTTTATTTTTACTTTTCCCCCAGCATC
Proteins encoded:
- a CDS encoding ATP-binding protein, whose protein sequence is MWVLASQPDSRVVLIAGSQSDFTSSELCPERQSKGARCGYASPEAGALGLPKLLTPPNCFLNLATGEPSAIHCENKCENQHRWLPCSLKLRKFTRILGSTPEAKSKVPSLVILGLGDRFNAILHSYKTTENSEANANLYELYFGFDPAILGSICTEMTRALHLTPEISPAFERAIADWCPQPNLPALQSEFTSTLVGAILTSQISTQTPEKAAADACSSAGASLTDNPKDAIILASPTDRTKLTLFREPGIQAHLVQPPFPKAGLPSWQQPEKLLQELLRISSSSQGAQVILQRSAVLIQEAFGASRCLIAFYSPKDERTLWSAIAHDSSIPVSARQTHYPEWASVEQCLLKHHQGNPWATERNVGSTAAESVFLTWLHTHPQEIESREMASLHGASGLVGLLVLEQWDEKREWQPGERQLLHLTLQLVERGHNLATLYQQAEERITHTALLNRLVAQIRASLELSHIFETVTLELGHLLVADRCLIFQYLEEQQCWKPLTEYRAHADILTAMNLIVPDQKNCCARTLRNLQVVQVSDTRLVDDPMNRSLAAKYPGAWLMVPIHRQQKIWGCLTFAQDQFPRYWHESELKFITTIADQLAIAIYQATLYQQIQAQNQTLEALVRERTAELESFFDAHPDYIFVVERENLRLRFCNHAFAQRMGFDNRYAVQDRSILECFPPLIAKSFAKQNLRVFESGETLHEQETLVFPDGIHHFNTSRVPLKHSNGEVYACLGTFREITELVETKQALSLRTEQLQDALTAANAASQAKTEFLATMSHELRTPLTSVIGMSSALMQPYFGELSGKQKEYLKIIHNSGQHLLQLINDILDLSKIESGKASLTLSQFSLRQVGIDSLELLQEKAQVQQVKLTADFTELPPADDFWGDERRVRQILLNLLSNAVKFTPPGGEVWLRMQYQGNQVMIEVADTGIGIPMEKQHLLFEAFQQIDSSLHRQHEGTGLGLALTRQLVEMHGGTISFHSEVDAGTVFVVYLLAQNPN
- a CDS encoding site-2 protease family protein, coding for MELWLLLLLLGLFTYFIVKRSVASITRTPVWLLWIVMMTPAFIWSAWILVYGEDKRMPLALEIAPFIICPLLYWLLIQWGRRDFTPPPKPQEMVAEQAQNLSEVKPVAAGDAGSTVRPIDKTEETNLRNCFPWTIYYLQNIDYRPQAVICRGKLRTNPEVAYQTIRENIEKLFGDRFFVVFQEGLNGSPFFALVPNPQAHPQAKQQTEPLKRPALALGLLIATLFTTTLVGVELSEVSNAALQSNPALLLKGLPYALALVAILGIHELGHYLSAQYHKIRTTLPYFIPVPFFLGTFGAFIGRRSPVPSRKALFDLGIASSVAGFLVTLPLLFWGLAHSDVVAVSEQSSILNFTSLNPRFSLLLTLLSKWALGSELTANMAIKLHPVGVAAYIGFIWTAFKLMPVGHLDGGHIVHAMFGQRNGAMIGQISRLLMLGLSLVQPDLFIWAIFLFLMPVSDEPALNDVSELDNKRDFWGLLVLALLVSILLPVPGNLAQLLKI
- the trmFO gene encoding FADH(2)-oxidizing methylenetetrahydrofolate--tRNA-(uracil(54)-C(5))-methyltransferase TrmFO, which encodes MEKQPIHVIGGGLAGTEAAWQIANAGVPVVLHEMRPLRFSPAHHSEHLAELVCSNSFGAMSSDRAAGLLHEELRRLGSMIISKADEHAVPAGGALAVDRGVFSRELTEILANHPLIELRRGELRQIPTEGIVVLTSGPLTSPDLAEDLQQFTGMEYMSFFDAASPIVVGESINRDVAFLASRYDKGDAAYLNCPMNREQYLHFRQELCKAEQTELKDFDRETAKFFEACLPIEELAQRGEDTMRYGPLKPVGLFDARKGDFRAPENQSQRPYAVVQLRQEDKAGQLWNLVGFQTNLRWGEQKRVFQLIPGLENAEFVRLGVMHRNTFINAPQLLKPSLQFHKRATLLAAGQLVGTEGYTAAAAGGWLAGTNAARLALGKEPLTLPGTTMMGALFEFISSASSKHFQPMPPNFGILPELPTRIRNKQERYGVYRDRSFADLASWKAASKLLVPKVSLEREATSVSIESGTGI
- a CDS encoding FHA domain-containing protein produces the protein MQIQLSWIDPVTSERREPLLETPVALGREFASMPQEIDGNRVARIVLASERVAEYHALIDVANGELIVVDQNSSTGTLINSVRLPSSTLIDGDRLQIGPYEIQLNPSSSQTTSSSEIGASGECDRMVGFLFKRRCGRTTNIGCPYCSYPDNNPYYYDYSYYSGYGNYNRGYWGSNYYDNRDRYYYDPETGNVDFTEADNMSLEGEMDADFEMDMGAS